The Prochlorococcus marinus XMU1404 DNA segment TTTACAAAATCCTGAAATGGTAAATAAACCTCTAAATCACTAATTATCCCAGAAAAAGATTTAGCAAACTCTTTTTTATCAACAGCATTAGTTTTAAAAATAAATACTTCAGAAGATTTGGTTAAGGTTTGAATATCATCAACTAAATTTTTTAAAAAATCAATCAATTCATCACTATCTGAAATTAAGTAAACAGGAACTTTTTCTGATGGCTTGAGGCCTAATTCAGCTCTCAAATTTCTAATCAATCTAATAATTTCAAAGAGTTGCTGAAAGGAATTATCAAGCTTATTATCAACAAATTTATTTTCTTGAGTTGGCCATCTTTGAAGAGATAATAATTCTTTATCTGGTTTAAGTTGCAGTACATGCCAAAGTTCTTCAGTAATGTGCGGCATAAAAGGATGAATCATCACCAAAATATCATTGAGCACTTTTATTAAAACCTTCTCAGATATTTTTCTATTTTTAGTCTCTTTATTATTAAACCTTTGTTTAGCAAATTCTACATACCAGTCACAAAAATCATTCCATGTAAATTCATATAGTAATTTCGCAGATTCTCCCAATTTATATTCTTTCAACAAAGCAGCGACTTTTATATTTACCTGATTCAATTTCGATAAAATCCACTTATCACATAACTCTAAAGAATTTTCATCACTCTCATTAAGCGAATAATTATTGTTAGAAGTTTTATTAATTAAAACAAATTTAGTTGCATTCCATAATTTATTCGCAAAATTTCTTGAAGCTTCAACAGTTGAAGATGTATCTTTTTTCCTATCAAAATCAAGCCGAATATCTTGTCCTGCGCCTGCAACTTCTCGAATTAAAGCGAATCGTAGAGCATCAGAACCATATTTATCAATTAATAGTATTGGATCAATACCATTACCTGAACTTTTACTCATTTTTTTATTGTTTTCATCTCGAACTAGACCATGAATATAAACATCCTTAAAAGGAATATTATTCGTAAAAGTATTCCCCATCATTGTCATTCTGGCCACCCAAAAGAAAATAATATCGAAACCAGTAACAAGAACATTATTTGGATACCATTTTTTAAAATCCGCATCATTTGTATTTGGCCAACCAAGAGTTGAGAAAGGCCATAAACCACTTGAAAACCATGTATCCAAAACATCTTTATCACGAACCAATTTAATATTTAATCCAAATTTTTTATTAGCTTCGATTAAGGCATCTTCTTCATTTCTTGCAACGATATATGGAGTATTTTGTTCTATTGAGTCTTGAGAGTCATCTAAAACATACCATGCTGGTATTTGGTGCCCCCACCACAATTGCCGACTGATACACCAATCATTAATATTCTCTAACCAATCCTTATAAACTTTCTCCCAACGTGGAGGAATAAACGATGGTTTTTTAGAATCAATTTCGTTAAGACATCCTTGTGATATATCATCCATTTTCAAAAACCATTGAGTTGACAATAAAGGTTCAATTGGCACTTTACCTCTATCAGAAAAAGGAACAGTATGTTTATAATCCTCTATCTTTGTCAAAAGGCCTAAGTTATCCAATTCTTTGATAATTTTCTTTCTAGCCTCATATCTATCTAAATTTTGAAAAATACCTGCATTAATATTTAAAGTTCCATCTTTATTCATTACATTAATCTGTTTTAAGTTATGCCTTTTTCCTATTGCAAAATCATTTGGATCATGGGCTGGAGTAACCTTCACACAACCCGTACCAAAATCTTTATCAACATGTGAATCAGCGATAATAGGTATTTCTCTATCAACGAAAGGGACTTTTACTTTGACACCAATAAATTCTTTATATCTATCATCATCAGGATTAACTGCCACTGCAGTATCACCCAAAAGAGTTTCTGGTCTTGTTGTTGCAACTTCTAAGTACTTATCTAACAGTTGACCACTTTCAGAAATTAAAGGGTATTTAAAATGCCATAAATGACCATTTACTTCTTGCATTTCAACCTCAAGATCACTTACTGCAGATTGAGATTCAGGGCACCAATTAACCAAATATTCGCCTCTATAAATTAAGTTCCTTTTATAGAGAATATTAAAAGCCTCTATAACTGCTTCATTTAATTTTTGATCAAGAGTAAATCTTTCTCTAGTCCAGTCAACTGAATATCCTATCCTTTTTAATTGAGAAACTATTCTTCCACCACTTTGTTCTTTCCAGTTCCATGCTCTTTTAAGAAATTCATCTCTTCCAATATCCTCGCTTGTTTTGCCTTCACTTCTTAATTGCTTTTCGAGAATAGTTTGAACAGCTATTGAAGCATGATCAGTTCCTGGTAAACACAAAACATTCTTACCCAAAAGTCTTTGAAAACGTACTACAACATCTATCAAAGCCGTATTAAATGCATGCCCCATATGCAAAGATCCAGTTACATTTGGTGGCGGAATAACAACACAAAAAGGCTCACCTTCATCCTCAGGGTTTGGACTAAACGCCTTTAGACTTTCCCATTTTTCTTGCCACTTTTTCTCTACTTCAAAAGGTGAATAATTCTCTAAAGATAATTGATCATTCATCTCTGTCATGTGCAAATTTTATTTCAATAAACTTTTTGTTTATTTTATCTTGAGAGCAGCCAATTAATGAAAATAATATTAGTTTGCAAAAAAAGACACATCCATTCTACAAAATTTTGAAGCCAGAACCACAGAAAAAAAGTTTTGCATTTTTTGGTGTTGAAATAAGAAATCCACAACCGCTCAAATCACCGTAATAATCTAATTTTAAATCTTTCAGTAAATTAAACTTTTTTACATCCGCGTATAAAGTTACTCCTTCAGTTCTTGAAATAGGGGATCCATTACATGTACCTGGCCTTAATTTAATATGCATGCATCCTTCGGAACAATTTTTATCCTCTACCAAATCAATCGACATTTCTACTGGAGAACCATCAAAAGAAGCTTGCCTAGATAGTTCTGAAGCACCGATTTGACTGATTGAAAGATTAACCATCTCAGTCATTAGAAAAATAATAAATGGGCGATCCAGGGTTCGAACCAGGGACATCCTGCTTGTAAGGCAGGCGCTCTACCGCTGAGCTAATCGCCCTTATAATAAATCATTCTAATAGATGAAGATGAAATATTTATACTAAATATTTAAATATTTCATTATTGAGGCAAAATTGAATTAATAAAATACATCCTATGTCATCAAACGATAGATATAAGTTGCAAACAAATTCCAATTTAGAGACTATAGAGAGCTTTAAAATTTTAATATCTATTATCAAATCGTTAAAAGATAAAACTTGGGGATGCCCATGGCAGAAAGTACAGTCTCATAAATCGTTGATCCCATTTTTACATGAAGAAAGTAGTGAATTTATAGATGCTATATATAACAAAAAGGCGGATAACATTTGTGAAGAGTTAGGAGATCTATTATTACAAGTAATGCTTCATGCTGAAATTGGTTACGAAAAAAAAGAATTTGAACTAAATGATGTTATAAAAAATCTAAACAAGAAAATTATTAATAGACATCCATATATTTTCAATAAAAAAGAAAAAGTATCTCTAGAAAAATCGCAAGAGATTTGGGAAAATATTAAAAATTCAGAAAAAGAAGCCCCTCATATGGAATCATCAATTAGTAAAAATTTAAATTTGAAAATAAAAAATTTACCGCCAACGGTTGGAACAGATAAAATCACAAATGTAGTTAAAGAATATGGTTTTAAATGGGAAAGTACAGATCAGATTTTTGAAAAGTTAGAAGAAGAGATTAATGAATTAAAAGAAGCAATTAAAAGTAAAAATGATTCAGACATAAAAAATGAATTTGGGGATATTTACTTTACCCTTCTTAATCTTTCAAACTTTTTAAAGATAAATCCTGAATCAGCTCTTCAAAAAACTAATAAAAAATTTTTAGACAGATTTTCAATAATTGAACATCATGCAGGAGATAATATTAAAAAACAAACGTCTAAAGATTTTCAAAGGCTATGGCAAATAGCCAAGCAAAAACTTAAAAGAAAAAATTCTTAAAAAGCAAATGACTCATATTTCAAAATGGATAGATGAATATCATCAAGGCTCAAGATTCGGCTTAAATGGAGAAATTTTAATTAAACAAAAATCAAAATATCAAGAAATTCTTGTTATAGAAAATGAATATTATGGCAGAGCTTTAATGCTAGATGGCTGTTGGATGACATCATTAAAAGACGAGAAATATTATCATGAGTGTCTTGTGCATCCTGCATTAAGCAGCATTGACGAAAAATCTAATGTGTTAATTATTGGTGGAGGAGACGGTGGTACTGCAAGAGAATGCGTTAAATACTCTCAAATATCAAAAATTGATCTAGTAGAGATTGATGAAGAGGTAATGAAAATATCTAAAAAATTTTTAAAAGAAATTGGAGGCGAAGCATGGAATGACAAAAGATTAAAGATTCATATTGATGATGGTTTCAAATGGGTAAAAAAAACAAGAGATAATTTTTACGACGTCATATTTATAGATTGCTCAGATCCCTCAGAATTTTCAAATTCATTATTTTCAGATTCGTTTTATAGAGAATGCAAAAGAATTCTTACAAAAAATGGTATTTTAGCAACCCAAAGCGAATCACCTGAATCCTTCAAAAATATTCACATAAGTATTTTGAAAACCCTGAAAAAAATCTTTAGAGTCTCTGAAACTATGTATTCTTTTGTACCTATATATCCAAGCGGTATTTGGAGTTGGACATTCGCTTCTGAAAAAGTTCTAAATTTATCAAACCAAAATTCTAATGAGGCCCTAAAAATAGAAAAAGGTTGTGAAATTTGGAATTTAAATTTTCAAGATGCAGCATTCAAAATGATGCCAAATAAAATTGTAAAAGAACTCAATTCATAGAATGATAAAAAATTTATTTGATAACGAAAATGCGATTTTTATGGGAGCAAAAAGAAGTCCTGATGATTGCGCAATTGGTATATTTGGAGTTAATTATGATGGGACATGCTCTTTCAAACCAGGAGCAAGATTTG contains these protein-coding regions:
- a CDS encoding valine--tRNA ligase: MTEMNDQLSLENYSPFEVEKKWQEKWESLKAFSPNPEDEGEPFCVVIPPPNVTGSLHMGHAFNTALIDVVVRFQRLLGKNVLCLPGTDHASIAVQTILEKQLRSEGKTSEDIGRDEFLKRAWNWKEQSGGRIVSQLKRIGYSVDWTRERFTLDQKLNEAVIEAFNILYKRNLIYRGEYLVNWCPESQSAVSDLEVEMQEVNGHLWHFKYPLISESGQLLDKYLEVATTRPETLLGDTAVAVNPDDDRYKEFIGVKVKVPFVDREIPIIADSHVDKDFGTGCVKVTPAHDPNDFAIGKRHNLKQINVMNKDGTLNINAGIFQNLDRYEARKKIIKELDNLGLLTKIEDYKHTVPFSDRGKVPIEPLLSTQWFLKMDDISQGCLNEIDSKKPSFIPPRWEKVYKDWLENINDWCISRQLWWGHQIPAWYVLDDSQDSIEQNTPYIVARNEEDALIEANKKFGLNIKLVRDKDVLDTWFSSGLWPFSTLGWPNTNDADFKKWYPNNVLVTGFDIIFFWVARMTMMGNTFTNNIPFKDVYIHGLVRDENNKKMSKSSGNGIDPILLIDKYGSDALRFALIREVAGAGQDIRLDFDRKKDTSSTVEASRNFANKLWNATKFVLINKTSNNNYSLNESDENSLELCDKWILSKLNQVNIKVAALLKEYKLGESAKLLYEFTWNDFCDWYVEFAKQRFNNKETKNRKISEKVLIKVLNDILVMIHPFMPHITEELWHVLQLKPDKELLSLQRWPTQENKFVDNKLDNSFQQLFEIIRLIRNLRAELGLKPSEKVPVYLISDSDELIDFLKNLVDDIQTLTKSSEVFIFKTNAVDKKEFAKSFSGIISDLEVYLPFQDFVNIDALKERLNKDLKKVTIELDNLNMRLSNKNFVDKAPKDIVEECRCKLKEGSVQMDRITKKLELLS
- a CDS encoding AIR synthase gives rise to the protein MSLVRTLDRPFIIFLMTEMVNLSISQIGASELSRQASFDGSPVEMSIDLVEDKNCSEGCMHIKLRPGTCNGSPISRTEGVTLYADVKKFNLLKDLKLDYYGDLSGCGFLISTPKNAKLFFCGSGFKIL
- the mazG gene encoding nucleoside triphosphate pyrophosphohydrolase, with amino-acid sequence MSSNDRYKLQTNSNLETIESFKILISIIKSLKDKTWGCPWQKVQSHKSLIPFLHEESSEFIDAIYNKKADNICEELGDLLLQVMLHAEIGYEKKEFELNDVIKNLNKKIINRHPYIFNKKEKVSLEKSQEIWENIKNSEKEAPHMESSISKNLNLKIKNLPPTVGTDKITNVVKEYGFKWESTDQIFEKLEEEINELKEAIKSKNDSDIKNEFGDIYFTLLNLSNFLKINPESALQKTNKKFLDRFSIIEHHAGDNIKKQTSKDFQRLWQIAKQKLKRKNS
- the speE gene encoding polyamine aminopropyltransferase, producing the protein MTHISKWIDEYHQGSRFGLNGEILIKQKSKYQEILVIENEYYGRALMLDGCWMTSLKDEKYYHECLVHPALSSIDEKSNVLIIGGGDGGTARECVKYSQISKIDLVEIDEEVMKISKKFLKEIGGEAWNDKRLKIHIDDGFKWVKKTRDNFYDVIFIDCSDPSEFSNSLFSDSFYRECKRILTKNGILATQSESPESFKNIHISILKTLKKIFRVSETMYSFVPIYPSGIWSWTFASEKVLNLSNQNSNEALKIEKGCEIWNLNFQDAAFKMMPNKIVKELNS